A genomic window from Cardiocondyla obscurior isolate alpha-2009 linkage group LG02, Cobs3.1, whole genome shotgun sequence includes:
- the Sec8 gene encoding exocyst complex component 4 has protein sequence MSMTPPVKPPRGIKPTKETSGLLISVIRALSASETNEQREIEKAKLEKEYKRSDQRLEELVSSHDQDLMEVMQIFSELSEKVTSSREKIHAVKENLNACKQLLRCKREELLNLWLEGIEHKQVLHLLKDVTSDSCGRMILAEPELLPLSNTSHDTHPTTDQ, from the exons ATGAGTATGACGCCTCCTGTTAAGCCACCACGAGGAATTAAACCGACGAAAGAAACG AGTGGTTTACTGATCTCTGTAATTCGTGCTCTATCAGCGAGCGAAACAAATGAACAACGTGAGATTGAGAAAGCCAAGTTGGAAAAGGAGTACAAACGAAGCGATCAACGGCTGGAAGAATTAGTTTCGTCACATGACCAGGACCTTATGGAGGTTATGCAA ATATTCAGCGAACTATCTGAGAAAGTTACATCATCGCGGGAAAAAATTCATGCAGTGAAAGAGAATCTGAATGCCTGCAAACAGTTGCTAAGATGTAAACGAGAGGAATTACTAAACTTATGGTTAGAGGGAATAGAACATAAACAAGTCTTACATCTCCTAAAAGACGT aaCGTCAGATTCGTGCGGACGTATGATATTAGCAGAGCCTGAGCTGTTACCATTGTCCAATACATCTCACGACACGCATCCTACAACAGATCaatag
- the LOC139108733 gene encoding mitochondrial 2-oxoglutarate/malate carrier protein, giving the protein MSNQKTVPNGIKFLIGGTSGMAATCFVQPLDLIKNRMQLSGTKTSTLTVTSAILKNEGVLALYSGLSAGLMRQATYTTTRLGIYTWLMELSSKEAQPSFVVKALLGMTAGCVGAFVGTPAEVALIRMTADGRLPIAERRNYKNVFDALFRIIREEGLFTLWRGAIPTMGRAMVVNAAQLASYSQAKQALLDTGYFEENIVLHFASSMISGLVTTAASMPVDIAKTRIQNMKTINGKPEFTGAIDVLTKVVRNEGLFALWKGFFPYYARLGPHTVLTFIFLEQMTTAYKTHL; this is encoded by the exons atgagtAACCAAAAGACGGTACCGAACGGCATAAAGTTCCTCATCGGTGGAACCTCTGG CATGGCAGCGACATGTTTCGTACAAccattagatttaataaaaaatcgtatGCAACTGAGTGGTACGAAAACGTCGACATTGACCGTCACATCGgctattttgaaaaatgaagGCGTTTTGGCGTTATACTCCGGTTTATCTGCTGGTTTGATGCGACAAGCCACATATACTACTACTAGACTTGGCATATATACTTGGCTCATGGAACTTTCTTc AAAAGAAGCACAGCCGAGTTTTGTTGTAAAAGCATTACTTGGTATGACGGCTGGGTGTGTCGGGGCGTTTGTTGGTACACCAGCAGAAGTAGCTTTAATCAGAATGACAGCGGATGGCAGATTACCTATTg ccgagagacgcaactacaaaaatgtatttgatGCGTTATTCCGTATAATTAGAGAGGAAGGTCTCTTTACGTTGTGGCGCGGTGCTATTCCTACTATGGGACGAGCAATGGTTGTAAACGCAGCTCAATTGGCATCATACTCTCAGGCAAAACAAGCATTGCTGGACACAG gatATTTCGAAGAGAATATCGTGCTACATTTTGCAAGCTCCATGATTTCTGGATTAGTCACCACTGCTGCTTCCATGCCTGTAGATATAGCTAAAACAAG AATCCAAAATATGAAAACGATCAACGGCAAACCAGAGTTCACAGGCGCAATTGATGTCCTGACTAAGGTTGTCAGAAACGAGGGATTGTTTGCATTATGGAAAGGATTCTTCCCGTATTATGCACGTCTCGGGCCGCATACAGTCCTCACATTCATTTTCCTTGAGCAAATGACCACTGCTTACAAAACACACTTATAG